AGAGCGCGAAGTACGCCCGGCTCACCCGCTCGTCCACCCTCGAGGTCCTCGCCGAGGACCACATCCGCACCTTCCGCGCGTACGGGGTGAGTGAACGTGCCGTCGTCGCGCGGCACGCGCTGCGCGGGGCGCTGCCTCCCGTGATCGCCCTGAGCGCCCTGGACCTGGGAACGATGATGGGCGGAGCGATGCTCACCGAGCAGCTCTTCGGCCTCCCGGGTCTGGGCCGGCTCCTCATCGTGAGCGTCCGCTCCGTCGACCTGCCCGTGGTCGTCGGTGTGGTCCTCGTCATCGGGGCAACCGTGGTCCTCGCCAACGCCGTCGCGGACGTCCTCTACGCCCTGGCCGACCGAAGGGTGGTCCTGTCATGACACCGGAGCAGCAGGCGAGTTCGGCGGCCGAGACGGCCCAGGCGGCGCAGACGGCTGAAACCGCTGAGACAGTTGAGGCGGCCAAAATGGCGGAACCGCCGACCGAACCGCTGATCGACGTCCAAGGACTGACCGTCGACTTCCCCGCAGGCGAGGAGACCGTACGGGCGGTCGACGACCTCTCCTTCCGGCTCACCGCCGGGCAGGCCCTCGGCATCGTGGGCGAGTCCGGTTCCGGAAAGAGCACGGTCGCCGCGGCGCTGCTGGGCCTCCATCGCGGCACCGGAGCACGCCTGACCGGCACCGTACGGGTCGGCGGGACCGACGTGAGAACCGCATCCGTACGGGAGTTGAGACGCCTGCGCGGCGGAACCGCCGCCATGGTCTTCCAGGACCCGCTGTCCTCCCTCGACCCCTACATGGCCATCGGCGACCAGATCGCCGAGGTCCACCGGACACACGCCCCGCACGTCTCCCGGCGAGCCGCGCGGGAACGAGCGGTGACCGTGCTGGACAGGGTCGGCATCCCCGATGCGGCACGCCGCTCCCGGTCCCGGCCGCACGAGTTCAGCGGCGGCATGCGACAGCGTGCGCTGATCGCGATGGCGCTCGCCTGCGAACCGCGGGTGCTGGTGGCCGACGAGCCGACCACCGCGCTGGACGTGACGGTCCAGGCCCAGATCCTCGACCTGCTGCACGATCTGCGCGAGGAGACCGGCATGGGCCTGGTCCTGGTCTCCCACGACCTGGGTGTGGTGGCGGGCAGCGTGGAGGACATGCTGGTCATGAAGAACGGGCGCGCCGTCGAGCGCGGCTCGGTCGGCACGGTCCTCAGTGCCCCGCAACAGCCGTACACCCGCGAACTGCTGGCCGCCGTGCCCCGGGTGGAGACCCGCCGTACCCCGGTCGTCCCCGCAGCCGCTTCCCCATCCACATCCGCGTCCGCATCCGCATCCGCGTCCGCGTCCGGCGGAGACGTCCTGCTGGAAGCGGTGGAGGTGCGCGGGGAGTTCGGGCGCAGGAAGGACCCGACGGTCGCCGTGGACGGTGTGTCGCTGACGGTGGCGCAGGGCGAGACCCTCGGCATCGTCGGCGAGTCGGGCAGTGGCAAGACCACGCTGGGCCGGATGCTGGTCCGTCTGCTGGAGCCAAGCGCCGGCTCCGTCCGCTACCGGGGGCGCGAGCTGACCGGTATCCGCAGCGACCTGCAAATGGTGTTCCAGGACCCGGTCTCCTCGCTCAACCCGCGCCGCAGCATCGGCGAGTCCATCGCCGACCCGTTGCGCGCCGCCGGAACCCTCACAGACGCCGAGATCACACGGCGCGCGCGGGAACTCCTGGAGCGCGTCGGGCTCGACCCGCGGTGGTACCACCGCTACCCGCACGAGTTCAGCGGCGGCCAGCGCCAACGCGTCGGCATCGCGCGGGCTCTCGCGCCCGGACCCAGCCTCATCGTCTGCGACGAGCCGGTCTCCGCACTCGACGTCACCACCCAGGCACAGGTCCTGGACCTCCTGGCACAGCTCCAACGAGACCTCGGGCTCGCCCTGGTGCTGATCGCCCACGACCTCGCGGTGGTGCGCCAGGCCAGCGACCGGGTGATGGTCATGCGCCAGGGCACCGTCGTCGAGGAGGGCCCGGCGGACACGGTCTATGACGCCCCCCAGGACCCCTACACCAAGGCCCTGCTGGCAGCCGTCCCGGTGCTCGACCCGGCGGAGGCCACCCTGCGCCGCGCGGCACGCAGAAGCAGCGACGGCGGCAGGGTACTCAGGGCGGATGCCGGTTAGCGCGGCCAGGTCGGCGGCCCGCGTGCCGCCGGAGAGGCTCATGACCCGCTGGCAGGAAGGAATCCGCTCATAGAACGCGAGCACCTCGGTCGCGGCCTTCCGCACGGCCTCCGCGTCAGCGGTGACCACGCCGGGTACGAGAGCCACGACCCGCGGAGCAGGTCGGCCCGCCGCCTCGGCGGCGGCGGTGACGGCCGGGACGATGTGCTCGGCGAGGGCACGGGCGGGCCGCAGGAACGTCGCAATCGCCGGCAGGGCGCCAAGCGCCTCATGCGGCGGCTCACGAAAGGATGAACCCGTGCTCATTGTCTTGGGCGGCTTGCCCGGCACTGGAAAGACCACACTCGCCCGTCTTCTGGCGGCTCGGGTCGGTGCGGTCCACCTGCGGCTCGACACCATCGAGCAGGCGATCGTCCGTTCCGGGCTGGCTCGGCACCCGGTGGGCCCGGTGGGCTACGTCGTCGGATACGCCCTGGCCGAGGAACACCTGCGGCAGGGACTGACCGTGATCGCGGAGTCGGTCAATCCGCTGAGCGTGACGCGCGACGCCTGGCGAGCGACGGCCGTCGGGGCGAGTGCGCCTTGTGTCGAAGTGGAGGTGCTGTGCTCGGATCCGGCCGAGCACCGGCGCCGTCTGGCCTCGCGGTCGGTCGACATTCCGGATCTGCCGCTGCCGGATTGGCAGCAGGTCGTCGACCGGGAGTACGCGCCGTGGGACCGCGAGCACCTCGTCGTCGACACCGCGGGGCAGAGCCCGCACCAGTCACTGGCCGTGCTCCTCCGTGGCCTCGAACAGGGCTGACCGGTACCGGGCCGCCGTGCGGCGCGCTGCCTCGGCCAACTCGTCGCGTAGATCCAGTAGATCCAGGTGGTTCGATCACCTCGGCGTCGGGCCGCGAGCGGGGAGTCGAAGTGGAGGAGCAGGCGGTGCCGACCGTCCTCCGGGTCCCGGGTCGCCCGCGCCCCGGAGGTGGTGTCACCGAGGACCTCGGGCAGGGCGGCCAGGCCGGCGGTCGTGAGGCGTACCGTGACGGGCAGTTGGTCCAGGCTCGCCTCGAACTCCGTGGTCCAGCGGGCCCAGTGGTCCGCCAGGTCGAAGTCGACGGGGCGGATGAAGCGTTCGGGGAGGAGCTCCGCCTCCGTGATCCGTGACGCCCGGTGGGCGCGGATCCCCTGGTGGGCCCGGACGACGACGTACCACACACCCGCCTCGGCGATGAGCCCCAAGGGGTCCACGGTCCGTGTGCGCTGTACCGCTGCGAGGCGCTGGAGCCCGAACTCGGATGCCGCCTGCGTGTCGATGTGGAAGTGCCGCGGCATTCGTGCGGTCCCGGCTGGTCACGGGCAGCGACGCCAGCAGCTTCAGCCGGGCCTGGGCCAGCGCGTAGCCCAGCGCCATCCGTTCCAAGGGGCCGCCCGCCGAAACATCCAGCAGTGCCATCGCCTCCTCGGGCCTGATGCCGAGCAACGGGCTGCGCCAGCCGTCCATCAGACGGCATCCGCCACCGGGACCTCCGCTCGCCACATCAGCTCGACTGGAGGGAGTGACCCCGTCGGCGCCATTCCTCGGCGAGCAGTTCGTAAGAGCGGATCCGGTCCGCGTGGTCGTGGGTGATCGTCGTGATGAGCAACTCGTCGGTACCGGTTGCTTCCTGGAGTTGTTCCAGCTGGTCGGCCACGCGGGCCGGGGAGCCGACGAACTGGGTGTCAATGCGGTCCTGTACGAGGGCCTGGTCCTCGTCGGTCCACGTGTGGGCGCGTGCCTCCTCGGGCGCCGGGAACTCGATGGCGCCCTCGGCGGTGCGGATGCTGCGGACCCACAGGCCGTAGCCGGTGGCCAGTTCGCGGGCGGTGGCGTCGTCCTCGGCGACGACGACGTCCGCCGACACGCTGACGTGCGGCTTGTCGAGGAACTCGGAGGGCTGGAAGAAGGCCCGGTAGCCCTCCACCGCTTCCAGGACCGTGGCCGGGCTGACCTGGTAGTTCGCGGCGAAGCGCAGTCCCCGGGCGCCCGCCACCTCGGCGCTCTGGCCGCCGCTGCTGCCCAGGATCCACACCTGCACGTCGG
The nucleotide sequence above comes from Streptomyces sp. NL15-2K. Encoded proteins:
- a CDS encoding ABC transporter ATP-binding protein — protein: MAEPPTEPLIDVQGLTVDFPAGEETVRAVDDLSFRLTAGQALGIVGESGSGKSTVAAALLGLHRGTGARLTGTVRVGGTDVRTASVRELRRLRGGTAAMVFQDPLSSLDPYMAIGDQIAEVHRTHAPHVSRRAARERAVTVLDRVGIPDAARRSRSRPHEFSGGMRQRALIAMALACEPRVLVADEPTTALDVTVQAQILDLLHDLREETGMGLVLVSHDLGVVAGSVEDMLVMKNGRAVERGSVGTVLSAPQQPYTRELLAAVPRVETRRTPVVPAAASPSTSASASASASASGGDVLLEAVEVRGEFGRRKDPTVAVDGVSLTVAQGETLGIVGESGSGKTTLGRMLVRLLEPSAGSVRYRGRELTGIRSDLQMVFQDPVSSLNPRRSIGESIADPLRAAGTLTDAEITRRARELLERVGLDPRWYHRYPHEFSGGQRQRVGIARALAPGPSLIVCDEPVSALDVTTQAQVLDLLAQLQRDLGLALVLIAHDLAVVRQASDRVMVMRQGTVVEEGPADTVYDAPQDPYTKALLAAVPVLDPAEATLRRAARRSSDGGRVLRADAG
- a CDS encoding AAA family ATPase; the protein is MLIVLGGLPGTGKTTLARLLAARVGAVHLRLDTIEQAIVRSGLARHPVGPVGYVVGYALAEEHLRQGLTVIAESVNPLSVTRDAWRATAVGASAPCVEVEVLCSDPAEHRRRLASRSVDIPDLPLPDWQQVVDREYAPWDREHLVVDTAGQSPHQSLAVLLRGLEQG